The proteins below are encoded in one region of Methanobacteriaceae archaeon:
- a CDS encoding MFS transporter — translation MEHGARNRILILIFIGVFMGSLDIGIVGPALTAIQEQFTVNERILSWVFAIYILFFMIGTPLMAKLSDIYGRRNLYVLDVFIFALGSAITFTSVSFEQLLLGRAVQGLGAGGIFPVASAFIGDTFPPEKRGGALGIIGSVWGLSGILGPLLGALLLNFGWQWLFIINLPIAALIISLSFYILPPSQGRKDVHFDWLGTATFSILVGSLAFGVNQIDTNNFANSIFSLYVWPFLFLAVLLLPILIKIEGKSPDPVVEIDLYKSREVKIATSIAIGTGLCQTAIVFMPALAVIALSLSTSSASLMVIPLVLALGISAPVVGRLLDKFGTKIVMFAGTLVLIAGLFMLSFFSTDFYLFIISGVVIGLGLGTVIGSPLRYIMLTETPPNKRAAGQALINFNASAGQLVGGALIGAVIGSQGGKLIGYETAYILIAFLAIGMMILTLGLKSRSEQLLTMKDNNMS, via the coding sequence ATGGAACATGGAGCTAGGAATAGAATTTTAATTCTCATTTTTATTGGCGTTTTTATGGGATCACTGGATATTGGAATAGTTGGTCCAGCACTGACTGCCATTCAGGAACAGTTCACAGTTAATGAGCGGATATTGTCTTGGGTATTTGCTATTTACATTTTATTTTTCATGATTGGAACGCCTTTAATGGCTAAATTATCTGATATTTATGGGAGAAGAAATCTCTATGTTTTGGATGTTTTCATATTTGCTTTAGGTTCAGCGATTACCTTTACATCAGTTTCTTTTGAACAGTTACTTCTGGGTAGGGCTGTTCAGGGTTTAGGGGCTGGAGGAATCTTCCCTGTTGCCAGTGCTTTTATTGGAGATACTTTTCCCCCTGAAAAAAGAGGTGGGGCTCTGGGAATTATAGGTTCAGTCTGGGGTTTATCTGGAATTTTAGGACCATTATTAGGAGCACTACTGTTGAATTTTGGTTGGCAGTGGCTTTTCATTATTAACCTCCCTATAGCTGCTTTGATTATTTCACTTAGCTTTTACATATTGCCACCATCTCAAGGCAGGAAGGATGTTCATTTCGACTGGTTAGGCACAGCGACTTTCTCAATTCTGGTGGGATCCCTGGCATTTGGTGTTAATCAAATAGACACCAATAATTTCGCAAATAGCATATTTTCACTTTATGTATGGCCATTTTTATTCTTAGCAGTGTTATTACTACCGATTCTGATAAAAATCGAAGGAAAATCTCCTGATCCTGTGGTAGAGATTGATCTCTATAAGAGTCGAGAAGTTAAGATAGCCACCAGTATCGCAATTGGAACTGGATTGTGTCAAACTGCCATTGTATTCATGCCCGCCTTAGCAGTCATAGCACTGTCATTATCCACATCCAGTGCAAGTTTAATGGTGATACCCCTTGTCTTGGCATTAGGAATTAGTGCACCAGTTGTAGGAAGGTTGTTGGATAAATTTGGCACCAAAATTGTGATGTTTGCAGGGACTTTAGTCCTGATAGCTGGTCTTTTTATGTTAAGCTTCTTTTCCACAGATTTCTACCTATTCATAATCTCAGGAGTTGTAATTGGACTAGGTTTGGGTACTGTAATTGGATCACCACTTCGTTACATAATGCTAACTGAAACCCCTCCTAACAAACGTGCAGCTGGACAGGCACTTATAAACTTCAATGCCAGTGCGGGTCAATTAGTGGGTGGAGCTCTTATTGGTGCAGTGATAGGTTCTCAAGGAGGTAAATTAATTGGGTATGAAACTGCCTATATCTTAATCGCTTTTTTAGCCATTGGAATGATGATTCTAACATTGGGGCTTAAAAGTCGCTCTGAACAACTATTAACAATGAAGGATAATAATATGTCTTAA
- a CDS encoding HEAT repeat domain-containing protein: MGYLICLRCGGYYKLREGESAEDFVSCECYGPLKYVDDLEDFLKSKKKLNKKSYSSEDFIDVKKENTVEDNGFTEDISPSNEINTAEPKKSYDADRIDGNKSLEEELEIDRESHGMGNRELDEYYKLEDTSKFNESIEYEKADESLESTAPEQIIEKFEESKPTRSDMKDDCDENEVKSAVNSISIYQIKGSPVKNRAYYRQSYYGSAKPDINKYKKIKDVDSLIRALKYPDEKIKQDAVQALGVLADQRALKPLEEFLKEETSTLKMYAEIAINQIKSKKNGFKSKNRNYYRNRNYSKKFESSKKEKIEESINRGGKEDSKIDVVTQISNQSELFDKKIPETSIKSKDQSDAKINTKEISQIEISESETTPDYSIKTDKIKSKNTPHETDIYKTDISTGERVNEEKSFGSDSSQSRDSLKGSSDTIQITQNADTGSAGLPTNSHEEIEDSDILPSFTPDSSAIDHDSVEVDNEDDSLGVSSRIRVGSEDAYPDSEISEDYVSDNKSLESVPGGKTLSKNTYLGRNIQKDMTNDNLSVEKQAKPVAKPPLEDKASSKSQSDINQSDINMADVTETLNKHNHSTQIPSELTQSKLSGFYEDKSIKTDNGKTIKIREDFYDYKELKEEFKVDKNLKNTSLMENSESAEDSINSKKVLKTKQSSKIPSHSKTSKKSDADDNADDIYFIKWLGIKNSDKSLIGLIILFALSLLIGVVFTMYSKT; the protein is encoded by the coding sequence ATGGGCTATTTGATTTGTCTACGATGTGGAGGTTACTATAAACTTCGGGAGGGAGAGTCAGCCGAAGATTTTGTATCATGTGAATGTTATGGTCCTTTAAAATATGTTGATGATTTAGAAGACTTTTTAAAATCCAAAAAAAAACTTAACAAAAAGTCATACTCCAGTGAGGATTTTATAGATGTTAAAAAAGAGAATACTGTTGAAGATAATGGATTCACTGAGGATATTTCACCTTCTAATGAAATAAACACTGCTGAACCTAAAAAATCATATGATGCTGATAGAATAGATGGAAATAAATCATTGGAAGAAGAGTTAGAGATAGACAGAGAATCTCATGGTATGGGAAATAGGGAGTTAGATGAGTATTATAAGCTGGAGGATACTTCAAAATTTAATGAGAGTATAGAGTATGAGAAAGCAGACGAGTCCCTTGAGAGTACTGCTCCTGAACAGATTATAGAAAAATTTGAAGAATCGAAACCTACTAGAAGTGATATGAAAGATGATTGTGATGAAAATGAAGTTAAATCTGCAGTTAATTCAATTTCAATCTATCAAATTAAAGGTTCTCCTGTTAAAAACAGAGCATACTATCGACAGAGTTATTATGGTTCTGCAAAGCCTGATATAAATAAATACAAAAAGATTAAAGATGTTGATAGTTTAATAAGAGCTCTGAAATATCCTGATGAAAAAATAAAACAGGATGCTGTTCAGGCGCTAGGCGTGCTAGCAGATCAAAGGGCTCTGAAACCATTGGAAGAGTTTCTTAAAGAAGAAACTTCAACTCTGAAGATGTATGCTGAAATTGCTATAAATCAGATTAAATCCAAAAAAAATGGATTTAAATCGAAAAATAGAAATTATTATCGAAATAGAAATTATTCTAAAAAATTCGAATCCTCTAAAAAGGAGAAGATTGAAGAATCTATAAATAGAGGTGGAAAGGAAGATTCAAAGATAGATGTTGTTACTCAAATCTCTAATCAAAGTGAATTATTTGATAAGAAAATCCCTGAAACTTCTATAAAATCCAAAGATCAATCAGATGCAAAAATTAATACTAAAGAAATTTCTCAAATAGAAATCTCTGAATCTGAAACTACTCCAGATTATAGTATTAAAACAGATAAAATTAAATCCAAAAATACTCCTCATGAAACAGATATTTACAAAACAGATATTAGTACAGGGGAAAGAGTTAATGAGGAAAAATCCTTTGGATCGGATAGTAGTCAGAGTAGAGATTCCTTGAAGGGTTCTTCTGATACCATTCAAATAACACAAAATGCAGATACCGGTTCTGCGGGTCTTCCTACCAATTCACATGAGGAAATTGAGGATAGTGATATATTACCAAGTTTCACACCTGATTCTTCAGCAATAGACCATGATTCAGTTGAAGTGGACAACGAGGATGATTCCTTAGGTGTTAGTTCGAGAATAAGAGTGGGTTCTGAGGATGCTTATCCAGATTCTGAGATTAGTGAGGATTATGTTTCTGACAATAAATCTTTAGAAAGTGTCCCGGGAGGGAAAACACTTTCTAAGAATACCTATCTAGGGCGTAACATCCAGAAGGATATGACAAATGATAATCTCTCAGTTGAAAAACAAGCTAAACCAGTAGCTAAACCCCCATTAGAAGATAAAGCTTCTTCTAAATCTCAATCTGATATAAATCAATCTGATATTAATATGGCTGATGTTACTGAAACTCTAAATAAACATAATCATTCAACACAAATTCCATCAGAACTTACTCAATCTAAACTAAGCGGTTTCTATGAGGATAAAAGTATAAAGACAGATAATGGAAAAACAATTAAAATCAGAGAAGATTTTTATGATTATAAAGAACTGAAAGAAGAATTCAAAGTTGATAAAAATTTAAAAAACACCTCTCTTATGGAAAATAGTGAGTCTGCTGAAGATTCCATTAATTCCAAGAAAGTCCTAAAAACAAAACAGAGTTCTAAGATTCCGTCGCATTCTAAAACTTCAAAAAAATCTGATGCTGATGATAATGCTGATGATATTTATTTCATAAAATGGTTGGGGATAAAAAACAGTGACAAGTCTTTAATAGGACTTATCATCCTTTTTGCTTTATCTTTGTTAATAGGAGTGGTCTTTACAATGTATTCCAAAACCTAA
- a CDS encoding MBL fold metallo-hydrolase, with product MTGIDFFGGVDEIGGNKIRVKDENASFLLDFGMGFSRANDYLSEFLQPRKGNGILDFFTLGLLPCIKGIYREDYLRHVGLSYPDKASVGGVLISHSHVDHVAYVHHLREDIPLYLSHESFLILKALEDTGAAPFSEYLHLNKSFYLEPKKKGGGYRRSRGVRVEREIQIMEPYKAFNIGDFSIKSAPVDHSLPGASAFICENEDDTIVYTGDLRFHGRKPHLTHKFVKEAKKSKPTVLISEGTRIDSGDNVNEIDIEKRAVKEVDNCKGLVVVNYPVRDLDRLITFYKVAQDTNRELVVSLKQAYILKLFQENHGEYPKLSDVMIYKPRKGWGLLGERRYACVEGEWLSSEDIQDDESLRDYKKWEREFLTDENIVTFQDLKEDPQDYIFRCDFFELKELIDIKPKEGIYIKSSTEPFDEQMEINEEKVRKWLELFNLPLLNKGFHASGHANGVEILDMIRDINPEIVYPVHTLHKNKFKELENNGIKVKYPVLSDKLD from the coding sequence TTGACTGGTATTGACTTTTTTGGTGGGGTGGATGAAATTGGTGGAAACAAAATCAGAGTAAAAGATGAAAACGCTTCTTTCTTATTGGATTTTGGAATGGGATTCTCACGAGCCAATGATTATTTATCTGAATTTTTACAACCCCGTAAAGGTAATGGTATTCTAGATTTTTTCACACTGGGTTTATTGCCCTGCATAAAAGGGATCTATCGAGAGGATTACTTGAGACATGTAGGTTTATCTTACCCGGATAAAGCTTCAGTTGGGGGTGTTCTCATAAGCCACTCTCATGTGGATCATGTAGCTTATGTTCATCATTTACGTGAAGACATTCCCCTGTATCTTTCCCATGAATCCTTTCTAATTTTAAAGGCTCTTGAGGATACTGGTGCTGCACCTTTCTCAGAATATCTACATTTAAATAAATCTTTTTATCTTGAACCAAAAAAAAAGGGTGGAGGGTATAGAAGGAGCAGAGGTGTCCGTGTTGAACGCGAAATACAAATAATGGAACCTTACAAAGCCTTCAATATCGGAGACTTCTCTATCAAATCAGCTCCAGTTGATCATTCACTACCTGGAGCTTCAGCTTTTATATGTGAAAATGAGGATGATACTATTGTTTACACAGGTGATCTTCGTTTCCATGGACGTAAACCGCATTTAACTCATAAATTTGTGAAAGAAGCCAAAAAATCAAAACCCACCGTTTTGATCAGTGAAGGAACCCGTATTGACAGTGGGGATAATGTGAATGAAATTGACATTGAGAAAAGAGCTGTTAAGGAAGTGGATAACTGCAAAGGTTTGGTGGTTGTTAATTATCCAGTGCGAGACCTGGACAGGCTCATAACCTTTTACAAGGTGGCTCAGGATACCAATCGTGAACTGGTGGTAAGTCTTAAACAGGCTTATATTTTAAAACTTTTCCAGGAAAACCATGGTGAGTATCCTAAATTATCTGATGTGATGATTTACAAACCTCGTAAGGGATGGGGTCTTTTGGGAGAGAGAAGATATGCTTGTGTTGAGGGAGAATGGTTAAGTTCTGAAGATATTCAAGATGATGAATCATTAAGGGATTATAAAAAGTGGGAAAGGGAATTTCTAACAGATGAGAATATTGTCACTTTTCAGGATCTCAAAGAAGACCCTCAGGATTATATTTTCAGATGCGATTTTTTTGAGTTAAAAGAATTAATTGATATAAAACCTAAAGAGGGTATATATATTAAGTCCAGTACTGAACCCTTTGATGAGCAGATGGAAATAAATGAAGAGAAGGTTCGTAAATGGTTAGAGTTATTCAACTTACCTCTTTTAAATAAGGGCTTCCATGCATCTGGTCATGCCAATGGTGTTGAGATATTAGACATGATTCGAGACATAAATCCAGAAATTGTGTATCCAGTTCACACCCTCCACAAAAATAAATTCAAAGAACTTGAAAACAATGGTATTAAAGTAAAATATCCTGTTTTAAGTGATAAACTAGATTAA
- a CDS encoding HD domain-containing protein yields MFKKEEEDFIENLKSSRRIKASFVVASKTIKTARNGKDYIELRLTDKTGEIIARMFTNNNASEIYENIHEKNIYNIIGSVDEFPRNSGKFSIKVDGFKLLGEDEYDIDDFARTSGKDQEELLHEIYTTIHEMDNNDLKNLLEAFFNDEKFTEDFCNAPSAKIHHHNYLGGLLEHTVEVLTICRTVCEIFPRLNSDLLYTGAILHDVGKMKNYDYDLISIDISEEGKLLDHLFISCDMVKEKMQLIGTPEDIQLQVLHLILSHHGDVQNGWGSPVNPKTPEAVALHYADNLDAKVKGILQRL; encoded by the coding sequence ATGTTCAAAAAGGAAGAAGAAGATTTCATAGAGAATTTAAAATCATCCCGACGAATAAAAGCATCATTTGTAGTTGCCAGTAAAACCATTAAAACTGCTAGAAATGGGAAAGACTATATTGAGCTAAGGCTCACTGATAAAACTGGAGAAATAATCGCTCGCATGTTCACCAACAATAATGCATCTGAGATTTATGAAAATATTCATGAAAAAAATATCTATAACATAATCGGCAGTGTTGATGAGTTTCCTCGCAATTCTGGAAAGTTCAGTATTAAAGTAGATGGTTTTAAGTTGCTTGGTGAAGATGAATATGATATTGATGATTTTGCCAGAACTTCTGGTAAAGATCAGGAAGAATTACTCCATGAGATCTACACCACTATCCATGAAATGGATAATAATGATTTGAAAAATCTTCTAGAAGCATTCTTCAATGATGAAAAATTCACTGAAGATTTTTGCAATGCACCCTCAGCAAAAATCCACCACCATAACTATCTGGGAGGATTATTGGAGCACACGGTTGAAGTTCTCACTATCTGCAGAACTGTTTGTGAAATATTTCCGCGATTGAACTCAGATTTATTATACACAGGCGCCATACTCCATGATGTGGGGAAAATGAAGAATTATGATTATGATTTAATTTCTATTGATATATCCGAGGAAGGTAAACTCCTGGATCATCTCTTCATATCATGTGACATGGTAAAAGAAAAAATGCAGTTAATCGGAACCCCAGAAGACATTCAATTACAGGTTTTACATTTAATTTTAAGTCATCATGGTGATGTTCAAAATGGTTGGGGATCCCCAGTGAATCCTAAAACTCCAGAAGCTGTGGCCTTGCACTATGCAGATAATCTAGATGCAAAAGTTAAAGGTATCCTGCAAAGATTATAG
- a CDS encoding TIGR04165 family Cys-rich peptide translates to MKTEDLNMECPKCGCKDKSISQTKNKETAVDICYIPHIPDGVVGVIRCSECGHVFEYCKNRKLKQEVKKIQI, encoded by the coding sequence ATGAAAACCGAAGATTTAAACATGGAATGCCCTAAATGTGGTTGTAAAGATAAAAGCATATCTCAAACAAAAAATAAAGAAACAGCTGTCGATATATGCTACATACCCCATATACCTGATGGAGTTGTTGGTGTAATACGCTGCAGTGAATGTGGTCATGTGTTCGAGTACTGTAAAAACCGAAAACTAAAACAGGAAGTTAAGAAAATTCAAATCTAA
- a CDS encoding agmatinase has translation MEKDINNENPENSNLIDIFNNDKYRNFVQKMYESGNEQMFAPVYSGIPTFWRTKSCQYFAELDIALAGYPVDLASGVPGARMGPRAIRDKSSYTGGYMNHYNGIIPFDICRVADVGDVPLKNSYSIEEINKDTEEFYKEIWDDGASPITAGGDHSGTYPILKAIGEEKPVGLVHFDAHCDTAKAINGGKNSSASILYHAVEEGVLDPRRTVQIGIRGSMEPLWDYSYETGMRVLHIEEFHQMGVSKVIDEVRRVIGKGPTYITIDIDALDPAYAPATELPTPGGLTTFEMQQIIRGLQGANLVGGDVMELAPPLDGPNGVTAMTSAFMMFEILCVVADSIASKKKKNGC, from the coding sequence ATGGAAAAAGATATCAATAATGAAAATCCTGAGAATTCCAATCTTATTGATATTTTTAATAATGATAAATATCGCAACTTTGTTCAAAAAATGTATGAAAGCGGTAATGAACAAATGTTTGCTCCAGTTTATTCTGGCATTCCCACATTTTGGAGGACCAAATCCTGCCAGTATTTTGCAGAACTTGATATAGCTCTTGCAGGATACCCTGTAGATCTGGCATCAGGTGTTCCCGGTGCACGTATGGGCCCCAGAGCCATTAGAGATAAATCCAGTTACACTGGAGGTTATATGAACCATTACAATGGAATTATACCTTTTGATATTTGTAGAGTGGCAGATGTGGGTGATGTTCCTTTAAAAAATTCTTATTCTATTGAAGAGATTAACAAAGATACGGAAGAATTTTACAAAGAGATTTGGGATGATGGAGCATCCCCCATAACAGCAGGTGGTGATCATTCAGGCACCTATCCCATATTAAAGGCTATTGGTGAAGAAAAACCAGTTGGTCTGGTGCATTTTGATGCCCATTGTGATACTGCCAAAGCAATTAACGGAGGTAAAAATTCCAGTGCCAGTATCCTTTACCATGCTGTAGAGGAAGGTGTTCTAGATCCCCGTAGAACTGTTCAGATAGGTATTCGAGGTTCTATGGAGCCTTTATGGGATTATTCTTATGAAACTGGAATGAGAGTATTGCATATTGAAGAATTCCACCAAATGGGTGTTTCCAAGGTCATTGATGAAGTTAGAAGAGTCATTGGTAAGGGACCTACCTACATAACCATTGATATTGATGCTCTTGATCCAGCCTATGCACCGGCAACTGAACTACCTACACCAGGAGGTTTGACTACATTTGAAATGCAACAGATTATCAGAGGACTTCAAGGAGCAAATCTAGTAGGAGGAGATGTTATGGAACTTGCACCCCCTCTTGATGGTCCTAATGGAGTCACTGCAATGACTAGTGCATTCATGATGTTTGAAATCCTGTGTGTAGTGGCAGATTCTATTGCTTCTAAGAAAAAGAAAAATGGATGTTAA